From the Acidobacteriota bacterium genome, the window AGCGAATAGCTCGTGCTCCGGCCGCCGCCGGCATCTCTTTGCAGCAGGCCCAAGTCGATGAGGCTCTGGATGTCGCGGAGCGCGGTGTCATGCGAGCACTTTTCGAGCTTCGCCCATTTGGTTGTTGTCAGCTTCCCCTCGAACCCATCGAGCAGACGGTTGACGATGTCGCGCTGCCGATCATTCAGCGGCACCCGCGCGTGCCTGTCCCAGAACCGCGCCTTGCGAAGAACGGCACCCAACGTCACTTCCGTTCCGTCGAACGCGCGTCTGAGACACCCCAGGAACCATTCCATCCACGGCGTCACGTCGAGCGTGCCCTTCTGCGTCTTCTCGAGGATGTCGTAGTAGTCGTTCCGCTCGTGGCGGATCTGTGCCGACATGCTGTAGAAGCGCTGCGGGCTGTGCTCCGAGCGCGCCAGCGCCCAGTCGGCGATCGCACGCGCAATCCGTCCGTTACCGTCATCGAACGGGTGAATGGTCACGAACCACAGATGCCCCAGCGCAGCGCGCAGCACCATGTCCGTCTTGTCCGCGCTGTCATTCGCCCATACGAGAAACGCGGACATCTCCTTGTCGAGAAGCGTTGCTGCCGGTGCTTCGTAGTGCACCTTCTCTTTGCCGACGGGCCCCGAAACCATCTGCATTGGGCCGTCGGCATCTTTGCGCCACGCGCCCACGATGATTCTTCGCATCCCGCTTCGGGCAGTCGGAAACAGCGCCGCGTGCCATGCGAACAGGCGCTCATCGCCGAGCGGCGTCGCGTAGTTCTGCGTGGCGTCGAGCATCATCTCGACCACGCCCACAACATCCCGCTCGGCGGCAACAGTGCCCGCGGTCTCGATGCCGAGCCGCCGGGCGATTGAGGAGCGCACCTGGGCCGCGTCGAGTTTCTCGCCCTCGATTTCACTCGACTTGAGAACATCAAGTGTGAGCGTTGCCAACTCGGCTTCCTTCTGGAGCGTGAACCCAAGGCTCTCCATCCGGCCAAGGAGCCGGCCCTGCCGATGGCGGGTATCGGCCAGAGGCCCGGCAAGCGCCTTTTGATCCCAGCGGAACTTGGGCCAATCGGCCAGCTGATGGATGTGACGGGTCATTCTACGCATAACAAGCGTAGATTATGGGGCCTATTCTACGCAGAGTCAATGATTAAATACGCATGTGGTGCGTAGATTAAGGCCGCTAATCTACGCAGCGAGGCCAGATCTGTGGTGCCCGGCGAGCGGCCGGCCATCACCATGCCTCAGCACCGCGACTTCGCTCTGCATCGAAACCGGTCCCCGCGATGAGAAGCGCGCGATCATGAGCACGTCGAGGTGGCGTGACTCACGTAACTCGCCCTCCGAGATTCCCGGTACGGTTCAGTAGCGTTCATTGACGGATCTCGGTGTTGGTTCAGGCCAGCGGCATCGCTGAGGCGCCCGAGCCTGATCACGTTCGTCCAGCCGGGCTGCGAGCATTGCCGACAGCTTCTCCACAATCTCGACGCGGTCGCGGACCGATACCTGGGCGCAGTGCAGGTGGTCGCGATTGCGCTGGGCACTCGGGACACGGTGAACGCATTTGCGAAGGAACTCTCGTTGCGGTTTCCGGTGGCGGTGGACGATCAGCAGGCGTTCAGCAGACACTTCGGCGGCACCGTCGTGCCGCTGACTCTGGCAACAAGTGCCGAGGGCCGAATCGTGCAGGTCCTGATCGGCGAACAATCCGCGACGACACTAGAAGTCTTGATTGATTCGGATCTGAGTTTTTGAGTCAAGTTTTCTACGCAGCAAGGTGCACCTCCGTCAGATAGGCGTCCATCGCGTGCTCCAGCCGCTGGTAGGCCGCGTGGCCCGCGCGCGATGCGGGCGACGCG encodes:
- a CDS encoding Fic family protein, producing the protein MTRHIHQLADWPKFRWDQKALAGPLADTRHRQGRLLGRMESLGFTLQKEAELATLTLDVLKSSEIEGEKLDAAQVRSSIARRLGIETAGTVAAERDVVGVVEMMLDATQNYATPLGDERLFAWHAALFPTARSGMRRIIVGAWRKDADGPMQMVSGPVGKEKVHYEAPAATLLDKEMSAFLVWANDSADKTDMVLRAALGHLWFVTIHPFDDGNGRIARAIADWALARSEHSPQRFYSMSAQIRHERNDYYDILEKTQKGTLDVTPWMEWFLGCLRRAFDGTEVTLGAVLRKARFWDRHARVPLNDRQRDIVNRLLDGFEGKLTTTKWAKLEKCSHDTALRDIQSLIDLGLLQRDAGGGRSTSYSLVDA
- a CDS encoding TlpA disulfide reductase family protein, which encodes MTFVQPGCEHCRQLLHNLDAVADRYLGAVQVVAIALGTRDTVNAFAKELSLRFPVAVDDQQAFSRHFGGTVVPLTLATSAEGRIVQVLIGEQSATTLEVLIDSDLSF